One window of the Thermasporomyces composti genome contains the following:
- the macS gene encoding MacS family sensor histidine kinase has translation MSDAPAEVTGGGDPTGSLWKGLAVLRFILLAYALAINLARWQRFDDPLVGWFVLTVIAVWTLVVTWAYDAPRRRRWPLLAADLGVAVGALLVTPYVLSDEMLARHDFTLPTYWVTAPVLAWAIHRGWVGGVLAGLVIVPVDLGTRAIITATTVSNMFLLLLAAAVVGYTSLHVRAAAAERARATELAARTAERERLARAVHDGVLQVLAYVQRRGMEIGGETAELARAAGEQEQLLRNLIRGQSEATDSAGGQVDLAQRLASLGTGDVMVATPAEPVLVPASLAEELVAAVRAGLDNVERHAPGAKAYVLLEHDDDRIVVSLRDDGPGIPPGRLEEAEAAGRMGVSRSIVGRLADLGGSATLTTAPGKGTEWELVVPHPEVTRRRRHEPA, from the coding sequence GTGTCCGACGCGCCGGCTGAGGTGACGGGTGGGGGTGACCCCACCGGATCCCTGTGGAAGGGCCTCGCGGTCCTTCGGTTCATCCTCCTCGCCTACGCGCTGGCCATCAACCTGGCCCGTTGGCAGCGCTTCGACGACCCGCTCGTCGGATGGTTCGTCCTCACCGTCATCGCGGTCTGGACGCTGGTCGTGACCTGGGCGTACGACGCGCCGCGGCGGCGCCGTTGGCCCCTCCTCGCCGCCGACCTGGGCGTGGCCGTCGGCGCCCTGCTCGTGACGCCGTACGTCTTGAGCGACGAGATGCTGGCCCGACACGACTTCACCCTCCCGACCTACTGGGTGACCGCGCCCGTCCTGGCCTGGGCCATCCACCGTGGCTGGGTCGGGGGAGTGCTCGCCGGACTCGTCATCGTGCCGGTGGACCTCGGCACCCGCGCCATCATCACCGCGACCACGGTGAGCAACATGTTCCTCCTGCTGCTCGCCGCGGCGGTCGTCGGCTACACCTCGCTGCACGTGCGAGCCGCGGCGGCCGAGCGGGCACGCGCCACCGAGCTCGCGGCCCGCACCGCCGAGCGGGAGCGGCTGGCGCGAGCCGTCCACGACGGCGTCCTGCAAGTGCTCGCCTACGTCCAGCGGCGCGGTATGGAGATCGGTGGCGAGACGGCCGAGCTGGCGCGGGCGGCGGGGGAGCAGGAGCAGCTGCTGCGGAATCTCATCCGCGGACAGTCGGAGGCGACCGACTCCGCCGGGGGACAGGTTGACCTCGCCCAGCGGCTCGCCAGCCTCGGGACCGGCGACGTCATGGTGGCGACGCCGGCTGAGCCGGTGCTGGTCCCGGCGTCCCTGGCCGAGGAGCTCGTCGCCGCCGTCCGAGCCGGCCTGGACAACGTCGAGCGCCATGCCCCGGGAGCCAAGGCGTACGTGCTCCTGGAGCACGACGACGACCGCATCGTCGTGAGCCTGCGCGACGACGGCCCCGGCATTCCACCCGGACGCCTGGAGGAGGCCGAGGCCGCCGGGCGGATGGGAGTGAGCCGCTCCATCGTCGGTCGGCTCGCTGACCTCGGAGGGAGCGCCACCCTCACCACCGCGCCGGGGAAAGGCACGGAATGGGAGCTCGTCGTTCCGCATCCT
- a CDS encoding lysophospholipid acyltransferase family protein yields the protein MLYWFLKVFALGPLLKAIYRPWVEGLENVPKEGPAILASNHLSFSDSIFLPLVVPRRITFPAKIEYFTGVGIKGRLTALFFRGVGQVPMDRSGGRASQIALEAGLRLLQRGELFGIYPEGTRSPDGRLYKGKTGVARLALASGAPVLPVAMIGTDKMQPPGKALPKIMRPGVRIGKPLDFSRYEGMEDDRYVLRSITDEIMYEVMELSGQEYVDMYAQRAKEELARAKKQAAGQGSDSSRPSAAPDGGADRAGSGGVASDAGVRRAG from the coding sequence TTGCTCTACTGGTTCCTCAAGGTCTTCGCCCTGGGGCCGCTGCTCAAGGCGATCTACCGGCCCTGGGTGGAGGGCCTGGAGAACGTTCCCAAGGAGGGCCCGGCCATCCTTGCGAGCAACCACCTGTCCTTCTCCGACTCCATCTTCCTCCCGCTCGTGGTGCCTCGCCGCATCACGTTCCCGGCCAAGATTGAGTACTTCACCGGCGTCGGCATCAAGGGCCGACTGACTGCGCTGTTCTTCCGCGGTGTCGGTCAGGTGCCCATGGACCGTTCCGGCGGACGGGCCAGCCAGATCGCCCTCGAGGCCGGTCTTCGCCTGCTGCAGCGGGGTGAGCTGTTCGGGATCTACCCCGAGGGCACCCGATCGCCCGACGGCCGGTTGTACAAGGGCAAGACCGGTGTGGCGCGACTGGCGCTCGCGTCCGGGGCCCCGGTCCTGCCGGTCGCCATGATCGGCACCGACAAGATGCAGCCTCCGGGGAAGGCCCTCCCGAAGATCATGCGGCCCGGTGTTCGGATCGGTAAGCCGCTCGACTTCTCCCGGTACGAGGGCATGGAGGACGACCGGTACGTGCTCCGGTCCATCACCGACGAGATCATGTACGAGGTGATGGAGCTGTCCGGTCAGGAGTACGTGGACATGTACGCCCAGCGCGCCAAGGAAGAGCTCGCTCGGGCCAAGAAGCAGGCAGCCGGTCAGGGCAGCGACTCGTCTCGGCCTTCCGCGGCGCCGGACGGCGGCGCGGACCGCGCTGGCTCGGGGGGCGTCGCCAGTGACGCGGGTGTCCGACGCGCCGGCTGA
- a CDS encoding alpha/beta hydrolase, with protein sequence MRVQPFAEPLDAGSGRTGVLLCHGFTGSPHSMRPWGTYLVDHGLRVVVPRLPGHGTTWQDLNRTGWQDWYVAVERALLRLRDECDHVVVGGQSMGACLALRLAQTHPSAVHGLMLVNPALWSRDPRLLVLPVLHRVVPSLAAIGHDIHKPGVHEGAYDRTPLSALYSLTRLWRIVAADLPKVTQPLLVFRSLQDHVLDGSSLRLLRSRVGSREIEEHALPDSYHVATLDYDAPTIFEVSRGFVERVCRRAAGARAAGR encoded by the coding sequence GTGCGAGTGCAGCCCTTCGCCGAGCCCTTGGACGCCGGCTCCGGCCGAACGGGCGTTCTGCTCTGTCACGGCTTCACGGGCTCCCCTCACTCGATGCGGCCGTGGGGAACCTACCTTGTCGACCACGGGCTGCGGGTCGTCGTCCCCCGGTTGCCCGGCCACGGCACCACCTGGCAGGACCTCAACCGCACCGGCTGGCAGGACTGGTACGTCGCCGTCGAGCGCGCGCTCCTTCGCCTGCGGGACGAGTGCGACCACGTCGTCGTGGGCGGCCAGTCGATGGGTGCGTGTCTCGCACTACGGCTGGCTCAAACGCACCCCTCGGCGGTGCACGGCCTGATGCTCGTCAACCCGGCTCTGTGGAGTCGCGATCCCCGGCTGCTCGTCCTCCCCGTGCTGCACCGCGTCGTTCCGTCGCTCGCGGCGATCGGCCACGACATCCACAAGCCGGGCGTCCACGAGGGCGCCTACGATCGGACGCCGCTGTCGGCTTTGTACTCGCTGACCCGACTGTGGCGTATCGTCGCCGCTGACCTACCGAAGGTGACCCAGCCGCTTCTGGTTTTCCGCTCGCTGCAGGACCACGTGCTCGACGGCTCCAGCCTCCGGCTGCTCCGGTCCCGCGTCGGCTCACGCGAGATCGAGGAGCATGCCCTGCCGGACAGCTACCATGTCGCCACCCTCGACTACGACGCCCCGACGATCTTCGAGGTGAGCCGCGGCTTCGTCGAGCGCGTGTGCCGAAGGGCGGCCGGGGCCAGAGCTGCCGGGAGGTAG
- a CDS encoding helix-turn-helix domain-containing protein — protein MDKATPAPRRVTRVQLGILLREWRDRAGLSSKDAADLLEWHPSKLSKVEKGAARISAAELDRLLDKYGVPPEEAERMRALGREARKRGVAGRVPDWARTYVELEQGADEIKLYDGEMVPGLLQTDEYARALLATSLIAPPEDAPERAAERVQRQQRLTSDNPPDLWVVLGEAALHRLVGGRAVLRRQLEWLLELANARNVSFQILPFSAGEHPALGTQFCLLNFTEPAATFVYLEGLTDATYFDRAPHTEVYARAFRRLLVAAANERESMRMLGDRIEELS, from the coding sequence ATGGACAAGGCCACGCCGGCGCCTCGTCGGGTGACGAGGGTCCAGCTCGGCATCCTGCTGCGGGAGTGGCGCGACCGGGCCGGGCTGTCGTCGAAGGACGCCGCGGACCTGTTGGAGTGGCATCCGAGCAAGCTGTCGAAGGTGGAGAAGGGCGCCGCCCGCATCTCGGCCGCCGAGCTGGACCGGCTGCTCGACAAATACGGCGTGCCACCCGAGGAGGCCGAGCGGATGCGGGCCCTCGGCAGGGAGGCCCGCAAGCGGGGTGTCGCCGGACGGGTCCCCGACTGGGCCCGGACCTACGTCGAACTCGAGCAGGGCGCGGACGAGATCAAGCTGTACGACGGGGAGATGGTGCCGGGACTCCTCCAGACCGATGAGTACGCCCGCGCCCTCCTGGCGACCTCGCTCATCGCGCCGCCAGAGGACGCGCCGGAGCGGGCGGCCGAACGTGTCCAGCGCCAACAACGCCTCACCAGCGACAACCCACCCGACCTCTGGGTCGTGCTCGGCGAGGCGGCTCTGCACCGCCTGGTCGGTGGGCGCGCTGTCCTACGCCGCCAGCTCGAATGGCTCCTGGAGCTGGCCAACGCGAGGAACGTGTCCTTCCAGATCCTCCCGTTTAGCGCGGGCGAGCACCCCGCGCTCGGGACGCAGTTCTGTCTCCTCAACTTCACCGAGCCCGCGGCGACATTCGTCTACCTTGAAGGGCTCACCGACGCCACCTACTTCGACCGCGCGCCCCACACGGAGGTGTACGCACGGGCGTTCCGACGACTCCTCGTGGCCGCGGCGAACGAGCGCGAGTCGATGCGTATGCTTGGCGACCGCATCGAGGAGCTGTCGTAG
- a CDS encoding DUF397 domain-containing protein — MRTPGLSRVVWRKSSYSSGANNCVEVAVGSRWVAIRDSKNPLGCVLVVGTDAFAQFTAAVKAGVFDLA; from the coding sequence ATGCGGACCCCTGGCCTGTCCCGCGTGGTGTGGCGAAAGAGCAGCTACAGCAGTGGCGCCAACAACTGCGTCGAGGTCGCCGTGGGAAGCCGGTGGGTCGCCATCCGCGACAGCAAGAACCCCCTGGGCTGTGTGCTCGTCGTCGGTACCGACGCGTTCGCTCAGTTCACCGCCGCCGTCAAGGCGGGCGTCTTCGACCTCGCCTAG
- a CDS encoding RICIN domain-containing protein: MARTARIVSGPAALLLSVGLLSAPEPAAAAPVTSPADAPGSAVTVQVDPSYRHPVFEGWGTSLVWFANITGGYPDEIRRKLVDMVFGEDGLWLTIARYNIGGGNAPDVRRDYMKVGATMEGFWKAPEGITHEDMDWWDPDNPEHWNWDADANQRWWVDQIKDKVTHWEAFSNSPPWFQTVSGYVSGGFDPNADQIREDRVDDFATYLVRVVEHLEDAHGIEFDTVEPLNEPNTPYWSTQLGPDGQPTGGRQEGAHAGPELQQKVILALRRALDDATTDAVVSAMDETNPSTFVRNWNAYTDQARAAVDQLNVHTYGTGGRTSVRDIAKAANKKLWMSEVEGSYYSPTDYTSMEPGLGIAAQIVGDLRELEPSAWVFWQPIEDAIPQQESNNNWGSIHIPFTCTAEDTLETCPIRTNTKFHTIRNFTHYIRPGDQVVRVDDPSSVAAIRPAAKHVTVVHVNRATTSRAVTLDLSLFAQVAPGATVTPIVTSAAGPLVEGDPVPVRERSATLVVPAKSVTTFVVDGVAGVAKDAALVQPGHPYRLRGVQSGRSLAPSDDGRGVVIRTDDPTDTAQLWWIRKLTNGYSNRERYALVNVAQGTRLAVRNGAAVLEKAVGTPDPAGQWILSTTGDGTWTFVNVASGLLLDVSGEATADGSPVSVWTPTSGANQRFAVVDEHVLGTEPVEVFTVPGRPPVLPDHVTPVYRDGARGELPVRWALPPDGRWNRPGTVRVRGTATDPLGRLVRAEAVVTVDTIVATLPGRAKAYVGGRPQLPATVVGVGAHGGRPDLPVTWEEVPDEAFERPGVVTVPGVARIVDGSTVPATARVQVTEPVETNTALEDGVEVGATFTESGYSPAGLRNGDRTDKAWSNWKPSDKNPSDTITFTLPARRDLTRVVTYFYRDGTNISFPASLRVQVRDAEGQWVDVSDEIAVDPDAQPAPVTDVPVLAATDAVRVVMTARPAGYMTVSEIELYAKAPGVSSDARAASIEVDGVPIPDFDPDTTTYQVAGDPGEVTATPADPYATVDARTEGPSTVVVTVTSEDRTASRIYRVEFVRP; encoded by the coding sequence ATGGCTCGCACCGCGCGGATCGTGTCCGGCCCCGCCGCCCTTCTCCTCAGCGTCGGGCTGCTCAGCGCGCCCGAACCGGCGGCGGCCGCGCCCGTCACCTCCCCCGCGGACGCCCCTGGCAGCGCGGTGACCGTCCAGGTCGACCCGTCGTACCGCCACCCGGTGTTCGAGGGATGGGGCACCAGCCTGGTCTGGTTCGCCAACATCACCGGCGGCTATCCCGACGAGATCCGGCGCAAGCTCGTCGACATGGTGTTCGGTGAGGACGGCCTCTGGCTGACCATCGCCCGCTACAACATCGGTGGCGGCAACGCGCCCGACGTCCGTCGCGACTACATGAAGGTCGGCGCGACCATGGAGGGCTTCTGGAAGGCCCCCGAAGGGATCACCCACGAGGACATGGACTGGTGGGACCCCGACAACCCCGAGCACTGGAACTGGGACGCCGACGCCAACCAGCGCTGGTGGGTCGACCAGATCAAGGACAAGGTGACCCACTGGGAGGCGTTCAGCAACTCCCCACCGTGGTTCCAGACGGTCAGCGGGTACGTGTCCGGCGGCTTCGACCCCAACGCCGACCAGATCCGCGAGGACCGTGTCGACGACTTCGCGACGTACCTGGTCCGCGTGGTCGAGCACCTGGAGGACGCCCACGGAATCGAGTTCGACACCGTCGAGCCGCTCAACGAGCCGAACACGCCGTACTGGAGCACGCAATTGGGCCCCGACGGACAACCCACGGGCGGCCGTCAGGAAGGCGCCCACGCGGGACCTGAGCTGCAGCAGAAGGTCATCCTCGCGCTCCGACGCGCGCTCGATGACGCCACGACCGACGCCGTGGTCTCGGCGATGGACGAGACGAACCCGTCCACCTTCGTGCGCAACTGGAACGCCTACACCGACCAGGCCCGCGCCGCCGTCGACCAGCTCAACGTGCACACCTACGGCACCGGTGGCCGGACGAGCGTGCGTGACATCGCCAAGGCCGCCAACAAGAAGCTGTGGATGAGCGAGGTGGAGGGGAGCTACTACTCCCCGACCGACTACACGAGCATGGAGCCCGGCCTCGGGATCGCCGCCCAGATCGTGGGCGATCTCCGTGAGCTGGAGCCGTCGGCCTGGGTGTTCTGGCAGCCGATCGAGGACGCGATCCCGCAGCAGGAGAGCAACAACAACTGGGGCAGCATCCACATCCCCTTCACCTGCACGGCCGAGGACACCCTCGAGACCTGTCCGATCCGCACGAACACCAAGTTCCACACCATCCGCAACTTCACCCACTACATCCGGCCGGGCGACCAGGTGGTGAGAGTCGACGACCCCTCCAGCGTCGCGGCGATCCGGCCGGCGGCGAAGCACGTCACGGTCGTGCACGTCAACAGGGCCACGACGAGCCGCGCGGTCACCCTCGACCTGTCGCTGTTCGCCCAGGTCGCGCCGGGCGCCACCGTGACGCCGATCGTCACGAGCGCTGCCGGCCCGCTGGTCGAGGGCGATCCGGTGCCGGTCCGCGAACGCTCCGCCACTCTCGTGGTGCCGGCGAAGTCCGTCACCACGTTCGTGGTGGACGGGGTGGCCGGGGTCGCCAAGGATGCCGCGCTGGTCCAGCCCGGCCACCCGTATCGACTGCGGGGTGTCCAGAGCGGCCGCTCGCTCGCGCCCTCCGACGATGGGCGCGGCGTGGTGATCCGCACCGACGACCCGACCGACACCGCCCAGCTGTGGTGGATCCGCAAGCTCACCAACGGCTACAGCAACCGCGAGCGCTACGCCCTCGTCAACGTCGCGCAGGGCACCCGCCTGGCGGTCCGAAACGGCGCCGCCGTGCTGGAGAAGGCGGTGGGCACGCCCGACCCGGCCGGGCAGTGGATCTTGTCGACCACCGGTGACGGAACCTGGACGTTCGTCAACGTCGCGAGCGGGCTGCTGCTGGACGTCAGCGGTGAGGCCACCGCCGACGGCTCGCCCGTCTCGGTGTGGACGCCCACCTCGGGCGCCAACCAGCGCTTCGCCGTCGTGGACGAGCACGTCCTCGGCACCGAGCCCGTCGAGGTCTTCACGGTGCCCGGCCGGCCACCCGTCCTGCCCGACCACGTGACCCCGGTCTACCGCGACGGTGCCCGGGGCGAGCTGCCGGTGCGGTGGGCGCTGCCGCCCGACGGTCGATGGAACCGGCCCGGCACCGTCCGCGTGCGAGGCACCGCGACCGACCCGCTCGGACGCCTGGTTCGAGCCGAGGCCGTCGTCACCGTGGACACGATCGTCGCCACCCTGCCCGGCCGGGCCAAGGCCTACGTCGGCGGACGGCCCCAGCTACCCGCCACCGTCGTGGGCGTCGGCGCGCATGGCGGGCGGCCGGACCTGCCCGTGACGTGGGAGGAGGTCCCCGACGAGGCGTTCGAGCGTCCCGGTGTGGTGACGGTGCCCGGCGTGGCGCGGATCGTCGACGGAAGCACGGTGCCGGCCACGGCGCGGGTCCAGGTGACCGAGCCGGTCGAGACGAACACCGCGCTCGAGGACGGCGTCGAGGTGGGCGCGACGTTCACCGAGAGCGGCTACTCACCGGCCGGGTTGCGCAACGGCGACCGCACGGACAAGGCCTGGTCGAACTGGAAACCGTCCGACAAGAACCCCTCCGACACGATCACGTTCACCTTGCCCGCGCGACGCGACCTCACCCGCGTGGTGACGTACTTCTACCGGGACGGCACCAACATCAGCTTCCCCGCGAGCCTTCGGGTGCAGGTGCGCGACGCCGAGGGCCAGTGGGTCGACGTGAGCGACGAGATCGCGGTGGATCCGGACGCTCAGCCAGCGCCGGTGACGGACGTGCCGGTGTTGGCGGCGACCGACGCGGTGCGCGTGGTGATGACGGCTCGGCCGGCCGGTTACATGACCGTGAGTG